The segment GTGCTGCACATTCATCGCAAAGAACAGTGTCAACACAAACCAAGAAAGCTCAAAAGTTTGACTAGATATATTATCACCTTCGGTGGTCTCCTCATGCTGTTAACCATCGTCCTTAACGACAATATGAATACGTTCTCACTGTAACCTTTAGAAAAAGGCTGGCCTAATGGTGTCCACTTGGTCCACACCATGAGCGGTTCGTTGAAATAAGGTTTTTGATTCAAGATAAGTGCTTGGATCGAGACGAGGAGCTGTAACATTGTGGACTCTTGTGGGAGCCAGTTCTCCCTCGTATTTCCGTACCAGGTACCGAGAAGACTCAAGCATACTTTACCACAGCTGTATAGATTAGGGTTGATACTAAGCCCACCGGAATGGTAATGAACCATCTGCCACCAACAAATCAAAGGTCATCatcatcagaaaaaaaaaacagaacacatTGAGAAAGTAGTTGGTTGAGGACATTACTGGAGGCACTGAAGGATAGGTATCAGGGAAGTAAATATCGAAAAAGAAAAGACCGTCATGGTAAGGAGTCCCCTCAGCTCCAATAATTACAGCTCTCATAAGATCAATTCTTGATTCACAAGCTCTAGCATATATCATCTCTGTTTGCAAAGAAAGTGTGAAGTTAATAACAAATAGGGGAAGAGAAACGTTGCAAAGCATTGATAAAGTGCATTAGAATATAACACCAAACCTGGCAAACCATTCTCAAGAATCTTCCAATCTGCTTGAATCTTTTTCACCCAAGTCCTTGAGCgctgataatatatatataataataataaaaaaagaggCAGCTAAACGTTACAGTATTGTTGAAAAGCAAAGAAACAAGCTCCTGAGATGATAGAATGTAATTCTAACCTGCTTTAAAGAATTCCCATACCCCACAGAAAAATAGTGATGATCTGAGAAATAAGCAACAGTATCAAATCTCTTAAAGTCCCGCAGAAAATTAGCTTGAGCTGCTCCAGGACTAGAACAAGTGTTTCTACTTGGTTTTGAGGTTCTCTTGCTGGCTAAACTCGGGAACCACCAAGGCTGATGAGAAGTAGACATCCCCACCTCTACAGAGTTTAGTATAGACTTCCCTTTGTTCTTCTTATCGACATCGACCACTTCAGGAGTTCCAGCCTACAGCAAGATCGAAGcaccaaacataaacaaacaaaaatcaatacCACGAATATGATTCACTAGGAACagataaaaacaaaactcaTCAAGCCAAAAGCAAAGAGAAACAGTAGAAGCGTTGTAAAACAAAACTCAAGAAGAACCTATAACCCACATAAACCctatatcaaaacaaaaaccctAAACAGACATGGATGATCATCGCGCATTAACCACGCCCTAAGAGAACATAAGATCAC is part of the Raphanus sativus cultivar WK10039 chromosome 5, ASM80110v3, whole genome shotgun sequence genome and harbors:
- the LOC108860077 gene encoding putative ubiquitin-conjugating enzyme E2 38 isoform X2, whose product is MERAVDRKAGTPEVVDVDKKNKGKSILNSVEVGMSTSHQPWWFPSLASKRTSKPNHHYFSVGYGNSLKQRSRTWVKKIQADWKILENGLPEMIYARACESRIDLMRAVIIGAEGTPYHDGLFFFDIYFPDTYPSVPPMVHYHSGGLSINPNLYSCGKVCLSLLGTWYGNTRENWLPQESTMLQLLVSIQALILNQKPYFNEPLMVWTKWTPLGQPFSKGYSENVFILSLRTMVNSMRRPPKHFEEFVRSHFFERAHDIVKAANAYIDGAPVGSIVKGTSESGSMKFRTDVAVFMKTVVDEFVKLGVKELQDKLKPPPVNQTNSSRLCFILSMLCLLGYFVVGR
- the LOC108860077 gene encoding putative ubiquitin-conjugating enzyme E2 38 isoform X1, with amino-acid sequence MERAVDRKAGTPEVVDVDKKNKGKSILNSVEVGMSTSHQPWWFPSLASKRTSKPSRNTCSSPGAAQANFLRDFKRFDTVAYFSDHHYFSVGYGNSLKQRSRTWVKKIQADWKILENGLPEMIYARACESRIDLMRAVIIGAEGTPYHDGLFFFDIYFPDTYPSVPPMVHYHSGGLSINPNLYSCGKVCLSLLGTWYGNTRENWLPQESTMLQLLVSIQALILNQKPYFNEPLMVWTKWTPLGQPFSKGYSENVFILSLRTMVNSMRRPPKHFEEFVRSHFFERAHDIVKAANAYIDGAPVGSIVKGTSESGSMKFRTDVAVFMKTVVDEFVKLGVKELQDKLKPPPVNQTNSSRLCFILSMLCLLGYFVVGR